Genomic window (Syngnathus typhle isolate RoL2023-S1 ecotype Sweden linkage group LG4, RoL_Styp_1.0, whole genome shotgun sequence):
aaatgtctttttttaatgattattatttCAGAACCTGTGAACAGAGTGACCGCGGCCAGAGAGTTCCGAATGCTCCACGCCGCCCTCCACTCGCTACACTCCACCTACAGAGACTCTGTGAGAATGACGCTATTCGCATATTTAATAACACTACTACTTAATCCTGCATCTCTCTTCTATACCCAGGTGTACAAAATGTTGACCAACAAAGAGTCTCTGGCTCAAATCATCGTGGCCACACCAGGACTCAGGTCCGACCCTGTGGCTCTAGGTATGACCcgatgcgttttttttcattggtGCAAACATGCAAATGCTGACATTTGTCATCACAGGCGTGCTACAAGACAAAGACCTCTTTGTGCAGTTCACAGACCCCAACATGTTAGACACGTGAGTGCTTGGTTTTTCTTGTGTCAGACGTGTGGGTGCAGAGTGGCAATCATAAAGTTCTCTTTGGTGCCTTACAGACTGATCAGCTCACATCCGGCCCTGGTCAACGCCATCATTCTGGTGCTGCACTCTGTGGCAGGAAGTGCACCCATGCAATCCACCGGCGCCGCTGCCACATCCTCTACTCGCAACACTTCAGCTAGCTCCTACAGTGATATGCCTGGTCGGTACATTTATTTcgtcttttgttttttagaaaAAACATCATCCACCTAGCCATACTGACCCAAACTGTTCTTCTGTGGCAGGAGGCTTCATGTTTGAGGGCATgtctgatgatgatgaagacttCCAGCCTGTGAGTCTTTGCTTGGCTCCGAGCGTCAGACATCCTTTGAAGCCGTAATTCTTACGAGTGTTGTTTTGGATGGAGCAGGGCAGCCCGGCAGGCCCTTCAAGCAGAGCGGGCGTCTCGGCGGGCATTCGGCCGCTCTCGCTCAACCACAGCGGCGCCACGGGTCCACGACCCATTACGCAGAGCGAGCTAGCAACGGCGCTAGCTCTCGCGAGCACGCCCGAAAGCAGCGCAGTGACTCCGACCACAGCCAACCAGGTCAGGCCGTGCTGGAACATCTCACAACCATGTATGAACATGAATTATGCTGCATCAAAATTTAACAGCCAAGCATTCACACTTTACTTTCTACGATTCTTTCAAACTACAGTTAGACTTTAGCCAAAGATTTCTATATGTCACATTATTCAAACTTGGTTGTAGGCCGAGTCGTCGTCGTCGAGCGGCGGCCCCCCTATGACGGCAGGGACCCCCGTCAGTAACGACCTGTTCAGTCAGGCACTGCAACAAGCCCTCCAAGCAACCAACATGTCTTCCCTGCAGGTAACAAATATCTCG
Coding sequences:
- the LOC133152399 gene encoding ubiquitin-like protein 7, whose amino-acid sequence is MTSSDWHLSLKLLDQPKSTFHFPEMMPGDVAPGGYRVATLKQLVAAQLPDSIPDPDLIELVHCGRKLKDDFTLDACGILPGSTLHVLKKTWSEPESIAEPVNRVTAAREFRMLHAALHSLHSTYRDSVYKMLTNKESLAQIIVATPGLRSDPVALGVLQDKDLFVQFTDPNMLDTLISSHPALVNAIILVLHSVAGSAPMQSTGAAATSSTRNTSASSYSDMPGGFMFEGMSDDDEDFQPGSPAGPSSRAGVSAGIRPLSLNHSGATGPRPITQSELATALALASTPESSAVTPTTANQAESSSSSGGPPMTAGTPVSNDLFSQALQQALQATNMSSLQGRWQSQMQQLRDMGIQDEDLMLRALQATDGDIQAALELIFAGGLGL